Proteins from one Coffea arabica cultivar ET-39 chromosome 8c, Coffea Arabica ET-39 HiFi, whole genome shotgun sequence genomic window:
- the LOC113705908 gene encoding uncharacterized protein, which produces MVSFNFPRFRRPDFYNYHCEIFDSERWSWRRAEDILLPHGEMFDNNQSVYASGLIYWLTTEDNVLAFNHEQETYHTFPLPELVCKNCEYSCKQLVEYEGKLGFICKTPEGHIHLWGVLDRKHPRWKLIKEVNIDLPAKEVSFPSPAGFYNADIALLKAFRKMIFYKLQDSSYNEIELLDGLCFAADVFPFRSDLEPVNLRGR; this is translated from the coding sequence ATGGTTTCTTTCAATTTTCCACGTTTTAGGCGACCAGATTTCTATAATTACCACTGCGAGATTTTTGACTCAGAGAGATGGTCATGGAGGAGAGCAGAGGACATCTTGTTGCCGCATGGGGAAATGTTTGACAATAACCAGTCTGTTTATGCAAGTGGATTGATATACTGGCTCACAACTGAGGATAACGTCCTTGCCTTCAATCATGAACAAGAAACTTACCACACCTTTCCATTGCCTGAGCTTGTATGCAAGAATTGCGAGTACTCATGCAAGCAACTTGTAGAGTATGAAGGAAAACTTGGATTCATTTGCAAGACACCGGAAGGACATATACACTTATGGGGTGTTTTAGACCGGAAACATCCCAGATGGAAATTGATAAAAGAAGTGAATATTGATTTGCCTGCAAAGGAGGTATCATTTCCCTCCCCAGCTGGTTTCTACAATGCAGATATAGCTCTTCTGAAGGCCTTCAGAAAAATGATATTCTACAAGCTGCAAGATTCTAGTTACAATGAGATTGAGCTGCTTGATGGCCTCTGTTTTGCTGCTGATGTTTTCCCATTCCGGTCTGATTTGGAGCCTGTCAACCTGAGAGGTCGATGA